In one window of Blastopirellula marina DNA:
- a CDS encoding phosphatidate cytidylyltransferase — protein MDLLHVSLSTILTAPLLAQQTAFLLDGATGILLGVVISCLLIATGAGQILRRQPDSSVNPAIVQAFIRRVRAWWLMTAILAVTFTIPSPVATVILFFLISFWALREFITLTPTRLGDHRTLFWVFFILTPAQYVLVAMGQSQYELFSILIPVYGFLFIAARIAVAGDYKRFLERIAKIQAGLYICVYSLSYAPALLYLTDWTDPEYSTKSTAGLLFYFLLVAQLSDLLHFVCSRLLGKNVIAPNINASRTWEGFFAGTGVTAVVGAMLSLTGATPFNPWQSAVMSIVIAVMGAAGSMAMSAIKRDRGVQDYGTLVEGHAGVLDRIDAICFAAPVFFHLTRYYFTTASGG, from the coding sequence ATGGACTTGCTGCACGTATCCCTTAGCACGATTCTCACGGCACCGTTGTTGGCTCAACAAACGGCGTTTTTGCTGGATGGTGCGACCGGCATCTTGCTGGGGGTAGTGATCAGTTGCCTGTTGATCGCGACCGGGGCAGGGCAGATCCTGCGGCGTCAGCCAGATTCGAGCGTGAACCCGGCCATCGTCCAAGCATTCATTCGCCGCGTGCGTGCCTGGTGGCTGATGACGGCGATCCTGGCCGTTACGTTTACGATTCCCTCGCCTGTGGCCACAGTGATCTTGTTCTTCTTGATCTCGTTCTGGGCTCTCCGCGAGTTCATCACGTTAACGCCGACCCGGCTGGGGGACCACCGAACGCTGTTCTGGGTCTTCTTTATTTTGACGCCAGCGCAGTATGTGCTGGTAGCGATGGGCCAATCGCAGTACGAGCTATTCAGTATCTTGATTCCGGTGTACGGCTTCCTGTTCATCGCCGCACGTATCGCCGTGGCTGGCGACTACAAACGCTTTTTGGAACGCATCGCCAAGATTCAAGCCGGGCTTTACATCTGCGTCTATTCGCTCAGCTATGCTCCGGCGCTGTTGTACCTGACCGACTGGACCGACCCGGAGTACTCGACCAAGAGCACGGCTGGATTGCTCTTCTACTTCCTGCTAGTCGCCCAGTTGAGTGATCTGCTGCACTTTGTCTGTAGTCGATTACTGGGCAAGAATGTGATCGCCCCGAATATCAACGCCAGCCGAACCTGGGAAGGCTTTTTTGCCGGCACTGGTGTGACCGCTGTGGTTGGGGCGATGCTGAGCCTGACCGGGGCAACGCCGTTCAATCCTTGGCAAAGTGCTGTCATGTCGATTGTGATTGCCGTGATGGGGGCCGCCGGTAGCATGGCCATGAGCGCCATCAAACGCGACCGCGGCGTGCAGGACTATGGCACGCTGGTGGAAGGGCATGCTGGCGTTTTAGACCGTATCGACGCCATTTGCTTTGCCGCTCCGGTCTTCTTCCACCTGACGCGGTACTATTTCACAACGGCCAGCGGTGGCTAG